The following coding sequences are from one Streptomyces sp. NBC_00536 window:
- a CDS encoding NADP-dependent oxidoreductase: MKTARIHEYGDSSVIRYDAVPRPRPRPAFGEVLVQVAATSFNPTEAALRAGMLQAFFPVDLPYTLGWDLAGTVAEIGAGAEGFAVGDRVIGRLDSGGAAAQYVRAPAAALVAAPASIPLAHAAALPVAGLTAWQAVFEHGKVTAGQRVLVNGAGGGVGGFVTQLAKHAGAEVIVTASPRSTQAVVRQGADQVIDYTAGPVSAALDAPVDTLLNLVPLSPSDAAALAPLVRPGGRIVSIATPIEPAADAGVSAIHMVARNDVAHLAALVEFVDAGALGIDISESRPLADLADVHRRSEAGQNRGKIIITP; encoded by the coding sequence ATGAAGACCGCGCGCATCCATGAGTACGGCGATTCCTCCGTGATCCGCTACGACGCTGTTCCGCGTCCGCGTCCGCGACCCGCCTTCGGTGAAGTGCTTGTCCAGGTCGCCGCGACCTCGTTCAATCCCACCGAGGCCGCTCTGCGTGCCGGGATGCTGCAGGCGTTCTTCCCTGTGGACCTGCCCTACACGCTCGGCTGGGATCTCGCCGGAACCGTGGCCGAGATCGGGGCGGGGGCGGAGGGCTTCGCCGTCGGCGACCGGGTCATCGGGCGGCTCGACAGCGGGGGTGCGGCTGCCCAGTACGTCCGGGCGCCGGCCGCCGCGCTCGTCGCGGCGCCCGCGTCCATCCCTCTCGCGCATGCCGCGGCCCTTCCCGTGGCCGGGCTGACGGCCTGGCAGGCAGTTTTCGAACACGGGAAGGTGACCGCTGGTCAGCGGGTGCTGGTCAACGGTGCCGGTGGCGGCGTCGGAGGCTTCGTGACGCAGCTCGCCAAACACGCGGGGGCGGAGGTGATCGTCACGGCCAGTCCTCGGAGCACTCAGGCGGTCGTACGGCAGGGGGCGGACCAAGTGATCGACTACACCGCCGGACCGGTGAGCGCCGCGCTCGACGCTCCGGTGGACACTCTGCTCAATCTGGTCCCGCTGAGCCCATCGGACGCCGCGGCTCTGGCGCCTCTGGTACGGCCGGGCGGGAGGATCGTCTCGATCGCAACCCCGATCGAACCGGCTGCGGACGCCGGAGTGAGCGCGATACACATGGTCGCCCGCAACGATGTCGCACACCTCGCGGCGCTCGTGGAATTCGTGGACGCGGGCGCGCTCGGCATCGACATCAGCGAGTCACGTCCACTGGCCGACCTCGCCGACGTCCACCGCCGCAGCGAAGCCGGTCAGAACCGAGGCAAGATCATCATTACCCCCTGA
- a CDS encoding MarR family winged helix-turn-helix transcriptional regulator, giving the protein MSSRDAAHGASDAIGSALYGLATRAVRRLPRDMSLTSAATLATLDKTGPRRITDLAVAEGVTQPAMTVLVRVMEESGLVERKGDPSDKRVTLVCLTGAGASYVRTRRQAGVDAYARLIDELTGDEVEALAAALPALLHLAELESHAREESDR; this is encoded by the coding sequence GTGAGTAGTCGAGACGCCGCGCACGGCGCTTCCGATGCCATCGGGTCAGCCCTCTACGGTCTGGCCACCAGGGCCGTGAGACGCCTTCCCCGCGACATGAGCCTGACGTCCGCCGCCACCTTGGCCACCCTGGACAAGACCGGCCCGCGACGGATCACCGACCTGGCGGTGGCCGAGGGCGTCACCCAGCCCGCGATGACCGTCCTGGTCCGGGTGATGGAGGAATCCGGGCTGGTCGAGCGGAAGGGCGATCCGTCCGACAAGCGGGTCACGCTGGTGTGCCTGACTGGGGCCGGCGCGTCGTACGTCCGTACGCGTCGCCAGGCGGGCGTCGACGCGTACGCGCGGTTGATCGACGAACTCACCGGTGACGAGGTCGAGGCCTTGGCAGCGGCCCTTCCGGCGCTGCTGCATCTGGCGGAGCTCGAAAGCCACGCCCGAGAGGAGTCGGACCGGTGA
- a CDS encoding MFS transporter, with product MSTAPIRSEARLLVPALVFIALVVAAVASLGTPLITSVATTFHVSLDSAQWTLTIALLSGAVATPVLGRLGAGPHRRATVLATLAIVVVGSALTVLPLPFAWLLVGRAAQGVGLGLTALMMGVARDHLPEKRSATTIALISVVSIIGAGVGYPLAALLAEFGGLRAAYGLGLLVTVIAFVTAWRSMPAAPEGRSAHVNVAGALVLAGGLLLVLFLAGERSLWSRHLAVAVTLAVAAVLLLCVWTVSELRTKTPLVDVRAVRHPAVAGANVAMFVGGSGMYLLLTLITRYAQTPHSAGYGFGLTTFVAGLVLIPFSVLGFVAGKLTPRVRERIDGPLLLAGSAAIVGGGFVLFATARSNLAELLAAMGVLGFGVGSFSAAMPGVILAVTPKSETSSAMSFNYVVRSVGYSLGSAIGGLVLAAGTATGRLFPNDDAYTTAALVGVAAMAITTIAGLALARRRSPETNPITAPGGVPGPGRSSRTES from the coding sequence ATGAGCACTGCCCCGATACGTTCCGAGGCACGTCTGCTGGTCCCCGCCCTGGTGTTCATCGCCCTGGTCGTGGCGGCGGTCGCCAGCCTCGGGACGCCGCTCATCACCAGCGTGGCGACCACGTTCCACGTCTCCCTCGACAGCGCGCAGTGGACGCTGACCATCGCCCTGCTCAGCGGCGCCGTCGCCACACCCGTCCTCGGCCGGCTCGGAGCCGGTCCGCACCGGCGGGCCACGGTTCTCGCCACGCTGGCGATCGTCGTCGTCGGCAGCGCGCTCACCGTGCTGCCGCTGCCGTTCGCCTGGCTGCTCGTGGGCAGAGCGGCCCAAGGCGTCGGACTCGGTCTCACGGCGCTGATGATGGGCGTGGCCCGCGACCATCTTCCCGAGAAGCGCAGCGCGACCACGATCGCCCTGATCTCAGTGGTCTCCATCATCGGAGCCGGCGTCGGCTACCCGCTGGCCGCGCTGCTCGCCGAGTTCGGCGGACTGCGGGCCGCCTACGGCCTCGGCCTGCTCGTCACCGTCATCGCCTTCGTGACCGCGTGGCGCTCCATGCCCGCAGCTCCCGAAGGCCGCTCCGCTCACGTGAACGTGGCCGGTGCGCTCGTCCTGGCGGGTGGACTGCTCCTCGTCCTGTTCCTGGCCGGCGAGAGGAGCCTGTGGAGCCGACACCTTGCCGTGGCGGTGACCCTTGCCGTCGCCGCCGTACTCCTGCTCTGCGTCTGGACCGTTTCCGAACTGCGAACCAAGACACCCTTGGTCGACGTCCGGGCGGTACGGCACCCGGCGGTCGCCGGGGCGAACGTCGCCATGTTCGTCGGCGGGAGCGGCATGTACCTCCTGCTCACGCTCATCACCCGCTACGCGCAGACGCCGCACAGCGCCGGCTACGGCTTCGGACTGACCACCTTCGTGGCGGGGCTGGTCCTCATCCCGTTCTCCGTGCTGGGGTTCGTCGCCGGCAAGCTCACGCCGCGGGTCCGCGAACGGATCGACGGCCCCCTGCTCCTGGCCGGCAGTGCCGCCATAGTCGGCGGCGGGTTCGTCCTGTTCGCCACCGCCCGGTCCAACCTGGCCGAACTGCTCGCGGCCATGGGCGTGCTGGGCTTCGGCGTCGGCAGCTTCTCGGCCGCCATGCCCGGCGTCATCCTGGCCGTCACCCCCAAGAGCGAGACGTCGAGCGCCATGAGCTTCAACTACGTCGTCCGCAGCGTCGGGTACTCCCTGGGCAGCGCCATCGGCGGTCTGGTCCTGGCCGCCGGCACCGCCACGGGCCGCCTCTTCCCGAACGACGACGCCTACACGACCGCGGCGCTGGTCGGCGTCGCCGCGATGGCGATCACGACGATTGCCGGCCTCGCCCTCGCCCGCCGACGCTCACCCGAGACCAATCCGATCACAGCCCCAGGCGGTGTGCCGGGGCCGGGCCGGTCGAGTCGAACCGAAAGCTGA
- a CDS encoding tetratricopeptide repeat protein → MEFERRVQIRVTRLVKGKRTKGFGSGYLVAPRLVLTAAHVLDHMDHRDRMDGDDGDESTGGPVTVSLPGTSEREFPAVVRWLRNDDTVDAALIEIADGHGHDWQAPQSLGDLLSRPPQRYGALIGTRAHPVTASGFPRMQKDTTDGRRLDEQFTGSIVPGSGSLAGRYELTSTDPTPRAPDTPRATDTHHATDTPRPPATPVAGSPWSGMSGAAVLTDDGFGGDLLCGVMRRDRQADGGTRLTATPAAALLTDPAFRAVITEHTGWEPVLEPVEPVRLLTSAAVDRTFRSPASLLRADAEAVAFHGRDTELADLRAWCENTPDAFAIHVMTGPGGQGKTRLARRLADTLGWAGWVTGHLRADLTDTPAPAVDGVPPDLTTLNTTLPLLLVVDYAETRPHVVRRLITHLYRSRHRVRLLLIARSDGAWRTAAFQAVSDVRDLLEEAPVTPLAPLFPTDLPTTTSTETSTQNRRTAFTRAVGDFARLLPEVPTLPQHDDWAALAATLRAPADLAHRRYDNILTLQMTALVTLLQHGPRPVDSPPGTPPERTLIKHEEHFWEDSANTSTYRLDLPVPALGAAVAAAALCGAGTQDEARRIVATLPGLPEHQTATATAWLAGLYPSGESGHYWGSLQPDRVAEYHVSRALDEKGIALPALLAAGSHAQQAQAVTVLARAVVAHSNAGRDSDVERTLLALDSALDDVPLAYQAVQTALAALPHPSRVTLDLNLRLSGALVLADRRRAQDDPHAHDPNLARSLSNLGNRLEEAGHWREALAATTDATTIYLRLVGEDPNAHVAHLATSLSNLGLRLSEAGEWDRALTATEEAVRIRRLLAAENPETFNPQLAAALTNLGLRLSEAGKPTEAVKASEEAVAIYHRLAAANPDSAWEPELAAALTNLGGWLGQEETGRLEEALAAAKEAVAIYHRLVVGNPDAYEPHLAATLSNLGLGLAREGKLEEALSATERAAGIYERLATDNPHAHEPRLATALSNLGIWLWETEKREEALAAIERVASIYERLATNNPHVYAPKLATTLTNLGVWLSNTEQREEALAVAERAVESWRRLTADNQVAYGSNLAESLFFLALMLLLADDLPKTLRTAGEAVAYERGHRGAPAVPSLHLKLHTVLTMKAKSLDDLGSRREATEVRRWLAANPLPPGPPHNRP, encoded by the coding sequence ATGGAGTTCGAGCGGCGAGTGCAGATCCGGGTGACCCGGCTGGTGAAGGGGAAGAGGACGAAGGGGTTCGGCTCCGGCTACCTCGTCGCACCGCGGCTGGTGCTGACGGCCGCCCACGTCCTGGACCACATGGACCACAGAGACCGCATGGACGGGGATGACGGCGACGAGAGCACCGGGGGACCGGTGACGGTGAGTCTGCCGGGCACCAGTGAGCGGGAGTTTCCCGCGGTCGTGCGCTGGCTGCGCAACGACGACACCGTGGATGCCGCGCTCATAGAGATCGCCGACGGCCACGGCCACGACTGGCAGGCACCGCAGTCCCTCGGCGACCTGCTCAGCCGGCCGCCCCAGCGCTACGGCGCCCTCATCGGAACCCGGGCCCACCCGGTCACCGCGAGCGGCTTCCCCCGCATGCAGAAGGACACGACGGACGGCCGACGCCTGGACGAGCAGTTCACCGGCTCCATCGTCCCCGGAAGCGGATCCCTTGCCGGACGCTACGAACTCACCAGCACCGACCCCACTCCCCGCGCACCGGATACTCCCCGCGCGACGGACACCCACCACGCGACGGACACCCCCCGCCCACCGGCCACTCCCGTCGCCGGAAGCCCCTGGTCAGGCATGTCCGGCGCAGCCGTCCTCACGGACGACGGCTTCGGCGGCGACCTGCTGTGCGGCGTCATGCGCCGCGACCGCCAGGCCGACGGAGGCACCCGCCTGACCGCCACGCCCGCCGCGGCCCTCCTCACCGACCCGGCGTTCCGCGCCGTCATCACCGAACACACCGGCTGGGAACCCGTCCTGGAGCCCGTCGAACCGGTGCGGCTGCTCACCTCCGCCGCGGTCGACCGCACCTTCCGCTCGCCCGCCTCCCTGCTGCGCGCGGACGCCGAGGCAGTCGCCTTCCACGGCCGTGACACCGAACTCGCGGACCTGCGCGCCTGGTGCGAGAACACGCCGGACGCGTTCGCGATCCACGTCATGACGGGCCCCGGCGGTCAGGGCAAGACCCGCCTCGCCCGTCGGCTGGCCGACACCCTCGGCTGGGCCGGCTGGGTCACCGGACACCTCCGCGCCGACCTCACCGACACGCCCGCCCCTGCCGTTGACGGCGTCCCCCCGGACCTCACCACGCTGAACACCACCCTCCCGCTGCTCCTCGTCGTCGACTACGCCGAAACCCGCCCCCACGTCGTCCGCCGCCTCATCACGCACCTCTACCGTTCCCGCCACCGCGTACGACTGCTCCTGATCGCCCGCTCCGACGGCGCCTGGCGCACCGCGGCCTTCCAGGCCGTTTCCGACGTCCGGGACCTCCTGGAAGAGGCCCCCGTCACCCCGCTCGCCCCGCTCTTCCCCACCGACCTCCCCACCACGACGTCCACCGAGACATCGACTCAGAACCGACGAACCGCCTTCACACGCGCCGTCGGCGACTTCGCCCGCCTCCTCCCCGAAGTCCCCACCCTGCCCCAGCACGATGACTGGGCCGCTCTCGCGGCCACGCTCCGGGCACCCGCCGACCTGGCCCATCGCCGCTACGACAACATCCTCACCCTGCAGATGACCGCCCTGGTCACGCTCCTCCAGCACGGCCCCCGCCCGGTCGATTCGCCCCCGGGGACACCGCCGGAACGCACCCTCATCAAGCACGAGGAACACTTCTGGGAGGACAGCGCGAACACCTCCACATACCGGCTCGACCTGCCCGTCCCGGCTCTCGGCGCCGCAGTCGCCGCGGCGGCCCTGTGCGGGGCCGGCACGCAGGACGAGGCCCGGCGGATCGTCGCCACCCTGCCCGGTCTGCCCGAACACCAGACGGCGACGGCCACCGCCTGGCTGGCCGGCCTGTACCCGAGCGGCGAATCCGGTCACTACTGGGGATCCCTGCAACCCGACCGTGTCGCCGAGTACCACGTTTCGCGGGCCCTGGACGAGAAGGGCATCGCGTTACCAGCGCTGCTCGCCGCGGGCAGTCATGCCCAGCAGGCCCAGGCCGTCACCGTCCTGGCCCGTGCCGTCGTAGCCCACTCCAACGCGGGCCGCGACAGTGATGTCGAACGTACCCTCCTCGCGCTCGACAGCGCTCTGGACGACGTTCCCTTGGCCTACCAGGCCGTCCAGACCGCCCTGGCGGCACTGCCCCACCCGTCGCGCGTCACCCTGGACCTCAATCTTCGGCTTTCCGGCGCTCTCGTCCTCGCAGACCGGCGACGCGCGCAAGACGACCCGCACGCCCACGACCCCAACCTCGCGCGCTCGCTGTCCAACCTCGGCAACCGGCTGGAGGAAGCCGGGCACTGGCGCGAGGCACTCGCGGCCACCACGGACGCGACGACGATCTACCTCCGGCTCGTGGGCGAGGATCCGAACGCCCACGTCGCGCACCTCGCCACCTCGCTGTCCAACCTCGGCCTCCGGCTGTCGGAGGCGGGGGAGTGGGACAGGGCCCTGACGGCCACGGAGGAGGCGGTGCGGATACGACGCCTGCTCGCGGCGGAGAACCCGGAAACCTTCAATCCCCAGCTCGCCGCCGCGTTGACCAATCTCGGACTCCGATTGTCCGAGGCGGGCAAGCCCACGGAGGCCGTGAAGGCCAGCGAGGAGGCGGTGGCCATCTACCACCGGCTGGCGGCGGCCAACCCGGACTCAGCCTGGGAGCCCGAGCTGGCCGCCGCGTTGACCAATCTCGGAGGCTGGCTGGGGCAAGAGGAAACGGGCCGCCTGGAAGAGGCGCTCGCCGCCGCGAAGGAAGCGGTGGCCATCTACCACCGACTCGTGGTGGGCAATCCGGACGCCTACGAGCCCCACCTCGCCGCCACCCTGTCCAACCTCGGCCTCGGGCTCGCGAGGGAGGGAAAGCTGGAGGAGGCCTTGAGCGCCACCGAGCGGGCGGCAGGGATCTACGAGCGGCTGGCGACCGACAACCCGCACGCCCACGAACCCCGCCTCGCCACCGCGCTGTCCAACCTCGGCATCTGGCTGTGGGAGACGGAGAAGCGGGAAGAAGCTCTGGCCGCCATCGAACGGGTGGCCAGCATCTACGAGCGGCTGGCGACCAACAATCCGCACGTGTACGCACCCAAACTCGCCACCACGCTGACCAACCTCGGCGTCTGGCTGTCGAACACAGAACAGCGGGAGGAAGCCCTGGCCGTTGCCGAACGGGCAGTGGAGTCATGGCGTCGGCTCACCGCCGACAACCAGGTCGCCTACGGATCCAACCTCGCCGAATCTCTCTTCTTCCTGGCCCTGATGCTGCTGCTGGCGGACGACCTTCCGAAGACGTTGCGCACGGCAGGAGAAGCCGTCGCGTACGAACGCGGGCACAGGGGCGCTCCCGCGGTTCCCTCTCTACACCTCAAGCTCCACACCGTGCTGACCATGAAGGCGAAGTCGCTCGACGATCTGGGGAGCCGCCGGGAAGCGACGGAAGTCCGACGCTGGCTCGCGGCGAACCCGCTTCCTCCCGGCCCTCCCCACAACCGCCCCTAA
- a CDS encoding trypco2 family protein — MADSYGTYGADEQWMDLADAVTLLREQIAEAQNRLADPAEGGDKGVLFTLGEITVELGLELTRTKGVNGGLRWSVISLGGKKESGTKDIHKLTVKLNPHAPGGGDVDISDEE, encoded by the coding sequence ATGGCCGATTCGTACGGTACGTACGGTGCGGATGAGCAGTGGATGGACCTGGCGGACGCGGTCACGCTGCTACGGGAGCAGATCGCCGAGGCCCAGAACCGGCTCGCGGACCCCGCGGAGGGCGGTGACAAGGGGGTGTTGTTCACGCTCGGGGAGATCACGGTGGAGCTGGGTCTGGAGCTGACCCGGACGAAGGGCGTCAACGGCGGGCTGAGGTGGAGCGTGATCAGCCTCGGCGGGAAGAAGGAGAGCGGTACGAAGGACATCCACAAGCTGACCGTGAAGCTGAACCCGCACGCGCCGGGCGGCGGGGACGTAGACATCAGCGACGAGGAGTAA
- a CDS encoding alpha/beta hydrolase, translating into MHFNFTSEQRLDDAVLEREFTLGEIPGILWTPASASASAPAPLILVSPPPLGLRKAYPRLAARARHAAADGFASATIELPGSGDRPRSPAAGQAHADMRRAIEAGEPVTGEIIDALILPLVDQAVPEWQAALDALLALPEIGGPVGYSGGVISIGTRLAAVEPRISAAVLFAGSFIPRAMYEEARQVTIPLHVLLQWDDEGNDRQAALDLFDAFGSKEKTLNANMGGHTGVPSFAGDAAAQFFTRHLK; encoded by the coding sequence ATGCACTTCAACTTCACTTCTGAACAACGCCTCGACGACGCCGTCCTCGAGCGCGAATTCACCCTCGGCGAGATCCCCGGCATCCTGTGGACGCCCGCGTCCGCGTCCGCGTCCGCACCGGCGCCGCTGATCCTCGTAAGCCCTCCTCCGCTCGGGCTGCGCAAGGCGTACCCCCGACTGGCGGCCCGGGCCCGGCACGCCGCGGCGGACGGCTTCGCCTCGGCCACCATCGAGCTCCCGGGCAGTGGCGACCGGCCCCGTTCGCCCGCCGCCGGGCAGGCCCACGCCGACATGCGCCGGGCCATTGAGGCCGGTGAGCCGGTCACCGGCGAGATCATCGACGCGCTCATCCTCCCCCTCGTCGACCAGGCGGTACCGGAATGGCAGGCCGCCCTGGACGCCCTCCTCGCGCTCCCCGAGATCGGCGGCCCGGTCGGGTACTCGGGCGGAGTGATCTCCATCGGGACCCGGCTGGCGGCGGTCGAGCCGCGCATCTCGGCCGCCGTTCTGTTCGCCGGGAGCTTCATCCCCCGGGCCATGTACGAGGAGGCCCGCCAGGTCACCATTCCTCTGCACGTCCTGTTGCAGTGGGACGACGAAGGGAACGACCGGCAGGCGGCCCTGGACCTGTTCGACGCCTTCGGCTCCAAGGAGAAGACGCTGAACGCCAATATGGGCGGGCACACCGGCGTACCGTCGTTCGCGGGGGACGCCGCGGCCCAGTTCTTCACCCGGCACCTGAAGTGA
- a CDS encoding MarR family winged helix-turn-helix transcriptional regulator, which yields MPARSAGGDTLALETAAAVRSASQAVDRLRSHGAGGRGLSAGALDVLARLSTAVDEGLSIGELARAAGVSSRNVTGLVDTLEGDGLAQRVQDQRDRRSVRARITPAGLDWLDAFRQPTQRAMSAVFQGFTEDELARFRDLSLRVVENQQRIEQYLNSAHHDQPPTT from the coding sequence GTGCCCGCGCGCTCGGCAGGCGGCGACACCCTCGCGCTGGAGACGGCCGCAGCCGTCCGGTCGGCCTCGCAGGCGGTCGACCGGCTGAGGTCGCACGGTGCGGGGGGACGCGGGCTCAGCGCGGGCGCGCTCGACGTCCTCGCGCGACTGAGTACGGCCGTGGACGAGGGTCTGAGCATCGGTGAACTGGCCCGTGCGGCGGGGGTGAGTTCCCGCAACGTCACCGGCTTGGTCGACACGCTGGAGGGCGACGGGCTGGCGCAGCGGGTCCAGGACCAGCGCGACCGCCGGTCGGTACGTGCCAGGATCACACCGGCCGGTCTGGACTGGCTGGATGCCTTCCGGCAGCCGACACAGCGCGCCATGTCCGCCGTCTTCCAGGGCTTCACCGAAGACGAACTCGCCCGCTTCCGCGACCTGTCCCTGCGCGTCGTCGAGAACCAGCAACGCATCGAGCAGTACCTGAACTCGGCCCACCACGACCAGCCGCCGACCACCTGA
- a CDS encoding helix-turn-helix transcriptional regulator, producing MISTSARLLRLVSLLSARPSWTCGELAGRMAVTERTVRRDIARLRELGYGVESEPGPWGGYRLRAGARVPPLILDDEEALAVAVGLREAALSGVLGGDQAALSALLKLRQVLPPRIADRLGEMDAAFVHTTRPDAPQIAPGTLLELAGACRRGERSRLSYRDREGKTTLREVDPYRLVHTGRRWYFVARDVTRDEWRTFRADRVGRIQPTGHPVELTDPPDPALLVSRSIATGAYPLYVTIRLPLPMEQALRLIPPTVGTHRPEGPDATVVDIGGPDADGLARYLLSLATPLRVLSPDDVREALLRRTRELFEDNVTHRDKVNGQAR from the coding sequence GTGATCAGTACCTCCGCCCGCCTGCTGCGATTGGTCTCGCTGCTGTCCGCGCGCCCGTCGTGGACCTGTGGCGAACTGGCGGGCCGGATGGCGGTCACCGAGCGCACGGTGCGGCGTGACATCGCGAGGCTCCGGGAACTCGGCTACGGGGTCGAATCCGAACCCGGGCCGTGGGGCGGCTACCGCCTGCGCGCCGGAGCCCGGGTGCCGCCGTTGATCCTCGATGACGAAGAGGCGCTCGCCGTGGCCGTCGGGCTGCGCGAGGCCGCCCTCAGCGGCGTTCTCGGCGGCGACCAGGCCGCGCTGTCCGCTCTGCTGAAACTGCGTCAGGTCCTGCCACCCCGGATCGCGGACCGGCTCGGCGAGATGGACGCCGCCTTCGTTCACACCACACGGCCCGACGCACCGCAGATCGCGCCCGGCACGCTGCTGGAACTGGCCGGCGCGTGCCGCCGCGGCGAGCGCAGCCGCCTGTCGTACCGCGACCGGGAGGGGAAGACCACGCTCCGGGAGGTCGACCCATACCGCCTGGTGCACACGGGACGCCGTTGGTACTTCGTCGCCCGGGACGTGACGCGGGACGAGTGGCGTACCTTCCGGGCGGACAGGGTTGGCCGGATACAGCCCACCGGGCACCCAGTGGAACTCACCGACCCACCCGACCCGGCGCTGCTCGTCTCCCGCTCCATCGCGACCGGCGCCTACCCGCTCTACGTGACGATCCGCCTCCCTCTGCCCATGGAGCAGGCGCTACGGCTGATCCCGCCGACGGTCGGCACCCATCGCCCGGAAGGCCCCGACGCCACGGTCGTCGACATCGGCGGCCCCGACGCGGACGGGCTCGCCAGGTACCTCCTCAGCCTGGCCACACCGCTGCGGGTCCTGTCACCGGACGACGTACGGGAAGCTCTGCTGCGCCGTACCCGGGAACTGTTCGAGGACAACGTGACACACCGTGACAAGGTGAACGGGCAGGCCCGGTAG
- a CDS encoding VOC family protein, with translation MSPETTSTPTSAPTSTPTSAPTIRYAAVTFDCPDPAELARFYGDALGLPVAYSTDDFILLGQEGSAGLGFNRLADYRRPTWPDPSQEKQAHIELGVDDLDAAQSRLVALGAVKPATQPESDRWRVLLDPAGHPFCITTLA, from the coding sequence ATGAGCCCTGAAACCACCTCCACACCCACGTCCGCACCCACCTCCACACCCACGTCCGCACCCACGATCCGCTACGCGGCCGTCACCTTCGACTGCCCGGACCCCGCCGAACTCGCCCGCTTCTACGGCGACGCCCTCGGCCTGCCCGTCGCCTACTCCACCGATGACTTCATCCTGCTCGGCCAGGAGGGCTCGGCCGGGCTGGGGTTCAACCGGCTGGCCGATTACCGACGTCCGACCTGGCCGGACCCTTCCCAGGAGAAGCAAGCCCACATCGAACTGGGCGTCGATGACCTGGATGCCGCCCAGTCCCGGCTGGTCGCCCTGGGGGCCGTCAAGCCCGCAACTCAGCCGGAATCCGACCGGTGGCGGGTCCTGCTGGACCCCGCGGGCCACCCGTTCTGCATCACCACCCTGGCCTGA
- a CDS encoding SseB family protein, with translation MSDNGEHIPSPVRRTRLADLAEAADQRGPSSGPPAPPAPPTPPYVVPAPAVDEPPLDESAAARRRFAILLGEFRRTAVLVPLDDHGSLWTADQDGVRWICAFSDEETLAAFAREQGSAGREWTYQRVLGARLLDVMVPMLPGPGGVALDAGTPDGMLFPPVRGVVPDAVAVDLEASR, from the coding sequence GTGAGTGACAACGGGGAACACATACCGTCGCCGGTACGGCGCACCAGGCTTGCCGACTTGGCAGAAGCGGCCGACCAGCGAGGTCCGTCGAGCGGACCACCGGCGCCGCCCGCACCGCCTACCCCTCCGTACGTCGTCCCCGCTCCGGCAGTGGACGAGCCGCCCCTCGACGAGTCAGCCGCCGCGCGGCGACGGTTCGCGATCCTGCTGGGTGAATTCCGGCGTACGGCCGTACTCGTGCCGCTCGACGACCACGGCAGCCTGTGGACCGCGGACCAGGACGGGGTGCGGTGGATCTGCGCGTTCTCCGACGAGGAGACGCTGGCCGCCTTCGCCCGGGAGCAGGGGAGCGCCGGCCGCGAGTGGACCTACCAGAGGGTTCTGGGTGCGCGGCTGTTGGACGTGATGGTGCCGATGCTGCCCGGTCCGGGCGGCGTGGCGCTGGATGCGGGCACCCCGGACGGGATGCTCTTCCCGCCGGTCCGGGGCGTCGTCCCGGATGCCGTCGCCGTCGACCTTGAGGCGTCCCGATGA